The Coffea arabica cultivar ET-39 chromosome 2c, Coffea Arabica ET-39 HiFi, whole genome shotgun sequence genome includes the window GGCCGTCAGGAGCATTATCAAGCGCCAAAGGTCTGTTGTTGCTGATCTCTCAACTCGGGATGCTGAGTCCTTGTATCGAGCCGCCACTCAGGCCAGGGAAAACTCGGATGAAATGGTTAGTCTGCTCGTGGAAGCTGGGCTGAAGGTTGGCGCCCGTGCGGGCTTGGATGACGCGAGGTTGGCGTCGAAGGGGTGGACGGAGTTACACGTGGCTGCGGCCTTTGATCGGACGGACCAGGTTGAGAGGATTGTGAGAATGAAGGACCTTGGTTCGCTGGATGGTAGAGATAAGGAGGGAAGGACGCCGCTGCATTTGGCGGCAAGCAGGGGACACTTGGGCTGCGCCAAGCTGTTATTAGGTGCAGGGGCGAGCGTGGACGCGAGATGCAGAGACGGTCGGACGGCTTTGTTTAGGGCCGCGGCGAATGGACATCGTCAGATGGTGGACATGTTAATTGAGATGCAAGCCAACCCAAATATAGCAGAAAAAGATCTGGGCCGTTCAGCTATTGATGTTGCACGAGATAAAGGACACGTAAGCGATGAATTGTCTACAGTCTACCACTTCATTTTGCAGGGGCACAGCCAttgatgcttttttttttttttttccctcttgctTCCTTTGTTACTAAAATTGTAGCACGATATAAAGTCCGAAGTCCCAACTCATAATATGATGAATTTGCTGAAAATGCAGTTTGAGGTAGCGAGAGTGCTTGAGCGAGGCGAAGCAGTGCTCCATGCTGCGAGACGTGGAGAATTGAAGCTGCTTGAGTCACTGCTAGAGACGGGTGCATCCATGAACTTCTGTGATCAGTATGGTTTGACGGCAATACATATGGCTGCTATCAAAGGGCACAAAGATGCAGTTATGACACTGGTTGAATTTGGGGCTGAGTTGGAATGCCAGGATGCTGAAGGCCACACCCCGTTGCATTTGGCTGTTGAAGGTGGATGCTTCGAGACCGTGGAGGTGCTGATTAATCGAGGAGCCAATGTTAATGCCAAGAGCAAGAAAGGTGCTACTCCTCTTTACATTTCAAGAATGATGGGGTATGAAGATGTATCACGCCTTCTCAGTGACAAAGGGGCTGCTTCTCCGGTTTCCTCAGCTTCACCCTCTTCCGTACTGTTTTGACAATGTAGCTGTGCGATGGTGCCATTGATTGTCTTGATTCTGTGTCGGATGCTCAATCTCTCTAGTTTTATCTCCCACACTTGCTAAAAATCATGAGTAAGCGTATGCAGATTGCAGAGCCTCCTCCCTTTGTAGGATATTAACTTACCTGCCTTGAATCTTACTGCTTACTATCATTTCAAAATGCCTATTCATCGTTCTACGCAATTTTGTGAGATCAACGAGGTAGCATGATACTGATAATAGCCATAAATATgttcctcccccccccccccccgccccaAAAAACCCCTCCCACTGCAAGTTAGCTATTAGGATATAAGTATATGGGCAAATTACGTATTACCTCCTGTGATTTTACAGAATGCTAGATGACCCCCTTACAATTTTAAAATAACCACATAACCCACTTGTGGCTTTATGTAAAGTTAAAAATAGACGGAATGCATAATCGGTTAAGGCATTCGAGGTTTAAAAGCACATGTGATAAAATTTTGACATTCATGCAACTCGCTTATGATTTATATAAATATCTACTTTACTGTCTCTCTACACTTTATACAAGATGGTTAAACCATCCATTAATTTAGCATTTAAGTAAGAGTATTGTTGATATTTCAATTAACGATGTTACATagatatttttggtcaaatttcaaCTTTATATAAAACTATAAGGGGTGACGTGGACATTTTAAAACGTTAGGGGATAATGTAACAATAGATGAAATCACCTCAGATTACACATGTAATTTACCCAAGGTATGTTGAAGAAGCTGAGACAGAAATATACTACTACTTGAATTAGATAAGCAGATtgaaggagaagagagaggcTAGTACTTGGTTTTAATTCGTTATCTTGATCTAAGTAGTGTCGATCTTTTGGCTGAGACGGAACATTGGTGGCTTCCTATCAGAAGATGAAAAGGTACTTGGTAAAATGCTATGCTGTGTCGAATATTACGCTGCTATCTTTGAACTGTTGGTTTAAGCTGGTAGTTGTAGATTTATCATTATTCATTCAAGCCAGCTTTAAAGGTGATTGTGCCTTTAGAATCTTAGTAGAACCTCTTGTAATTTGTAAAGGCTTGGATGGTTTGTTCCGTAACGGTGTCCTAGCTTCTGGACGAACTTACAGTAGCAAATAGAGTCGAGAAGATCTGGAGAGTGGAAGCATCCTTATTCTTATGTCCATCAATCAACCGAAGGATACTAATATTGCACTAGTGCTAATCTCAAGTTAAAAAGTGTGCTGTGTTAGTAATAATTGATTCAAGAAGTCAGC containing:
- the LOC113725312 gene encoding protein VAPYRIN-LIKE-like; the encoded protein is MYKQVSTSLSSVFSPVNSALFFASIGFKSKTSPPSDTSKDSDYDQRNCNRTTTSDKNNSSICSLVEGGPEGLRMEKFVEVSDQEIRIDFALGCKCRVNLTLTSLIPTAPVAFKVQTSAPHKFLVNPPAGLLPPLATAPLQIILKPQSLLPPTFPRSPSDRFLIKTALAPELTPDSTHPDFLTSWFNSVPHRPTHDLKLKVAFVGPLLLHHATGIGDIEAVRSIIKRQRSVVADLSTRDAESLYRAATQARENSDEMVSLLVEAGLKVGARAGLDDARLASKGWTELHVAAAFDRTDQVERIVRMKDLGSLDGRDKEGRTPLHLAASRGHLGCAKLLLGAGASVDARCRDGRTALFRAAANGHRQMVDMLIEMQANPNIAEKDLGRSAIDVARDKGHFEVARVLERGEAVLHAARRGELKLLESLLETGASMNFCDQYGLTAIHMAAIKGHKDAVMTLVEFGAELECQDAEGHTPLHLAVEGGCFETVEVLINRGANVNAKSKKGATPLYISRMMGYEDVSRLLSDKGAASPVSSASPSSVLF